One window of Jannaschia sp. CCS1 genomic DNA carries:
- a CDS encoding cytochrome P450: MITAITNVFVTIYQRLALWAEALCALGYLAVGGAKAFVSGGIAPFFLKASTQRRAFAFLRGFIPNISLNRVLMKCYDNTGTAIVTRRDDVIDVLNRNEDFEVVYGTRMRKLTEGDNFFLGMQPGWDYTRDTSAMRLAARMTDVAEIVQPRAAERADAIVAASGGQIDIVPALTLEVPWDMTNTYFGCGATRDRMQDWTTTLFWYLFQDLGADPTKDATALAKAAELRDYLDAHIADRKANPTDHPDILNRCLALQSADTPGMSDLGIRNNILGLLIGAIPTISKASCLALDELLNRPDALATAQKAAREGDDALLAQHCWEALRFNPFNPVIYRRAVHDTDVAPNTLRRARIREGQIVFASNFSACFDRFRVPDPNSFRTDRPWETYMIWGYGMHNCFGDQINQAVIPAILKPLLRQKGLRRAPGDAGQIAPGEFGFPAHFHIEFDT; encoded by the coding sequence ATGATCACCGCCATCACCAACGTCTTCGTCACGATCTACCAACGTCTCGCCCTTTGGGCGGAGGCGCTCTGCGCGCTCGGCTATCTGGCGGTCGGAGGGGCGAAGGCGTTCGTGTCCGGCGGCATCGCTCCGTTCTTCCTCAAAGCGTCCACCCAACGGCGCGCCTTTGCGTTTCTGCGGGGATTCATCCCGAACATCTCGCTCAACCGCGTATTGATGAAATGCTACGACAACACCGGCACCGCGATCGTGACACGGCGCGATGACGTGATCGACGTCCTCAACCGGAATGAAGACTTTGAGGTCGTCTACGGCACCCGCATGCGCAAACTGACGGAAGGGGACAACTTCTTTCTCGGGATGCAGCCGGGGTGGGATTACACCCGCGACACCTCTGCCATGCGACTAGCCGCGCGGATGACTGACGTGGCCGAGATCGTCCAGCCCCGCGCGGCGGAGCGCGCCGATGCCATCGTTGCCGCCAGCGGTGGTCAGATCGACATCGTGCCCGCCCTGACGCTTGAAGTGCCCTGGGACATGACCAACACCTACTTTGGCTGCGGAGCCACCCGCGACCGCATGCAGGATTGGACCACGACGCTGTTTTGGTACCTGTTCCAGGATCTCGGCGCAGATCCGACGAAGGATGCCACTGCCCTGGCGAAAGCCGCTGAGCTGCGCGATTACCTCGACGCCCATATCGCGGACCGCAAAGCCAACCCCACGGATCACCCCGACATCCTGAACCGCTGCCTTGCGCTGCAATCCGCTGACACGCCGGGGATGAGTGATCTTGGCATCCGAAACAACATCCTTGGCCTGCTGATCGGCGCGATCCCGACGATCTCCAAGGCGTCTTGCCTTGCGCTTGATGAGCTTCTCAACCGACCCGATGCACTTGCCACCGCCCAAAAGGCAGCGCGCGAGGGGGATGACGCGCTTTTGGCGCAACATTGTTGGGAGGCGCTGCGCTTCAATCCCTTCAACCCGGTGATCTACCGCCGCGCGGTCCATGACACGGACGTGGCCCCCAACACCCTCCGCCGGGCCAGAATCCGCGAAGGCCAGATCGTTTTCGCCTCCAACTTCTCGGCCTGCTTTGACCGTTTCCGTGTGCCCGACCCCAACAGCTTCCGCACGGATCGTCCGTGGGAGACCTACATGATCTGGGGCTACGGGATGCACAATTGCTTCGGCGATCAGATCAACCAGGCGGTCATTCCCGCGATCCTGAAACCGCTACTCAGGCAAAAGGGGCTGCGCCGCGCGCCGGGCGACGCCGGTCAGATCGCGCCCGGGGAGTTTGGGTTTCCGGCCCACTTCCACATCGAATTCGATACGTAG
- a CDS encoding C1 family peptidase, whose product MSNRTLDARPDRIDFRDLPYRAPLISLPDQFPSEDEVRTFFDLYIASGSVRNQMAEGACTGFGLAACIDYIFWDRLVRQGRDDARAVGKTDEDILGELELTVKAQLERVSAFMLYDIAKLYDEWEGEDYSGSSCRGALKGWHKHGVCNVDLWRNPTDENRTGDDNGPQDDWRENAAERPLGAYFRVDARSVSDMQAAIHEVRAVYCSARVHDGWQPDRLIWDGAPLVGGDPVPIIEKQPQITGGHAFAMVGYTRDGFIIQNSWGEDWGRKGFALLTYEDWIENGNDAWVAALGAPISISGATIPTNRTSTPLALTATMRAVGAMDQNPATAPWSSDQAYDHAVVLGNDGRPLRRRIASQTAEENLDYVARQLPLQAVRGDSIKVVIYAHGGLNSEDAAIERAMRLGPWMRANGVYPIFLVWRTSLLETLGLINEDFITQFEDRRDDLRSEGLGTLLNSAIAKLQKSFDKAFEVTAEKTIGKPIWSHMKQNAAAAANGEGGTRRLFETLRALRADLAEAGKTMELHIAGHSAGALLLGHMLDDFDDEMPVDSATLLAPACTMDFALRHYGRALERGALPKGGLRLHVLSDENERDDRVGPYGKSLLYLISRALETPRKQPLLGLAMCLDDGNPKLAAIPSAAKTAQTELTAIKDLLSADYSDRNLVDVRNWRHISRAFEVETRVTFEREFITKIHRHTDTDGKIFEDPVKIKATHLGIDNDTTTITDMLFHILGGQAPIPVQIDDLSGF is encoded by the coding sequence ATGTCAAACCGCACGCTCGATGCGCGCCCCGACCGGATCGATTTTCGGGATCTTCCCTACCGCGCACCCCTGATCAGTCTGCCCGATCAATTCCCCTCCGAAGATGAGGTGAGGACCTTCTTCGACCTCTACATCGCCAGCGGAAGTGTCCGCAATCAGATGGCAGAAGGGGCCTGCACCGGCTTCGGGCTGGCGGCGTGCATTGACTACATCTTCTGGGACCGCCTCGTGCGGCAAGGCCGTGACGATGCGCGCGCCGTGGGCAAGACCGACGAGGATATCCTGGGGGAGCTGGAACTGACGGTCAAAGCGCAACTCGAACGGGTCAGCGCCTTCATGCTCTACGATATCGCCAAGCTCTACGATGAATGGGAGGGCGAGGATTACTCCGGCTCCAGTTGCCGGGGGGCCTTGAAGGGCTGGCACAAGCACGGCGTCTGCAACGTCGACCTTTGGAGAAACCCCACCGACGAAAACCGGACAGGCGATGACAACGGCCCGCAAGACGACTGGCGCGAGAATGCGGCCGAACGCCCGCTTGGCGCCTACTTCCGTGTTGACGCGCGGTCCGTCAGTGACATGCAAGCCGCCATCCATGAAGTCCGCGCCGTCTACTGCTCGGCCCGTGTGCACGACGGCTGGCAACCGGACAGGCTGATTTGGGACGGCGCGCCGTTGGTGGGCGGCGACCCGGTTCCGATCATCGAAAAACAACCCCAGATCACCGGCGGCCACGCCTTCGCCATGGTCGGCTACACCCGCGACGGTTTCATTATCCAGAATTCCTGGGGCGAGGATTGGGGCCGCAAGGGATTTGCACTGCTGACCTATGAAGACTGGATCGAGAACGGCAATGACGCCTGGGTTGCGGCGTTAGGTGCGCCGATCTCCATATCGGGTGCCACGATCCCCACCAATAGGACATCCACACCGCTGGCACTGACCGCGACCATGCGGGCGGTGGGGGCTATGGACCAGAACCCCGCAACCGCCCCCTGGTCCTCCGATCAGGCCTATGATCACGCCGTGGTTCTGGGCAATGACGGGCGGCCCCTGCGCCGTCGGATCGCATCACAAACCGCCGAAGAGAACCTCGATTACGTCGCCAGGCAGCTGCCCTTGCAGGCAGTCAGGGGCGACAGCATCAAGGTGGTGATTTACGCCCATGGCGGCCTCAACAGCGAAGATGCCGCGATTGAACGGGCGATGCGGTTGGGCCCCTGGATGCGGGCCAATGGCGTATATCCCATCTTCCTCGTCTGGCGGACATCGCTGCTGGAGACCCTTGGTCTGATCAACGAAGATTTCATCACCCAGTTTGAAGACCGGCGCGATGATCTGCGCTCGGAAGGGCTCGGCACGCTTCTCAACAGTGCCATCGCCAAACTGCAAAAGTCCTTCGACAAGGCGTTTGAGGTCACGGCCGAGAAGACGATAGGCAAGCCGATCTGGTCGCACATGAAGCAAAACGCCGCCGCGGCTGCCAATGGCGAAGGCGGCACGCGCCGTCTGTTTGAAACCTTGCGGGCCCTGCGCGCGGATCTGGCGGAGGCGGGCAAAACGATGGAACTGCACATTGCTGGCCATTCTGCCGGTGCGCTTCTTCTGGGCCACATGCTCGACGATTTTGATGACGAGATGCCGGTGGACAGCGCCACCCTGCTTGCGCCCGCCTGCACCATGGACTTTGCGTTGCGCCATTACGGTCGTGCGCTGGAGCGCGGCGCATTGCCCAAGGGCGGGCTGCGCCTGCACGTATTGTCCGACGAAAATGAACGTGACGATCGCGTGGGCCCTTACGGAAAATCACTGCTCTATCTCATCAGTCGCGCGTTGGAGACGCCGCGCAAACAGCCACTTCTGGGGCTGGCCATGTGCCTTGATGACGGCAATCCCAAACTGGCCGCGATTCCCTCTGCGGCCAAGACCGCACAGACCGAACTGACCGCGATCAAAGACCTGCTGAGCGCCGATTATTCAGACAGGAACCTCGTGGATGTTCGCAACTGGCGACATATCAGCCGCGCTTTCGAGGTTGAAACGCGCGTGACGTTTGAGAGGGAATTCATAACGAAAATCCATCGGCACACGGATACCGACGGTAAGATCTTTGAGGACCCGGTCAAGATCAAGGCCACGCATCTGGGAATAGATAACGATACGACCACAATTACCGATATGCTGTTCCATATTCTGGGCGGACAGGCCCCCATTCCCGTCCAGATCGACGATTTGTCCGGATTTTGA
- a CDS encoding DNA/RNA non-specific endonuclease — protein MDHQAQQQLKAYLEGLIPEAKLDAMADDSEAPMRMAGTQEIKKTKAARAQAALQKLASNRDINDEEQFLIEAIILPDKRPVIDIRNGGFSVQHPLWLKYNVDKAVEDNIERAIRGVGRIEVPMHPQIPYAGTGFLVGHNLMMTNRHVAQLFAEGLGDGPLRFQDGQTAAIDFVQEVGNATAHTMQVTRVRMIHPFWDMAVLEVEDVPQGVEPLALSLTNPANLQGRDIAVIGYPAFDHRNNVAVQNEVFRGIYNVKRLQPGLLKPRAVVSSFGNRVDTVTHDASTLGGNSGSCVLDVTSGEVVALHFAGRYKVANYAVPTFELSRDARVDALQLEFGEDATSNVEDPDPWQPFWDTTEAARQGDAGSSAITVQTPTGAATGARSVSVTIPVTVTVDIGAPSHATAAVPMPATERMVEPKHDPDYARKPGYDADFLGLAVPMPKPTNPDDLSTLDDSSTVLDYVHFSLVMNKRRRLAQISAANVDASPARVRPEPGRDYTRGGLNGFTSGNDRERWFTDPRILGQHQLPDRFFTRDRTAFDKGHIVRRNAIVWGDTYAEVQNANGDSFHVTNCSPQVKGFNRSNLGGLWGRLENVVLKEAATERLCVFAGPILKDDDPVFVGVDDVGVAEVRIPRAYWKVIVAESDGALQAFGYLLEQDLSDVDFELQLAPEWQRRLTPLDKLQDRIGTVTFDPVILAADQA, from the coding sequence ATGGACCATCAAGCGCAACAGCAGCTCAAGGCCTATCTTGAAGGGCTGATCCCCGAGGCGAAGCTGGACGCCATGGCCGACGATTCCGAGGCGCCGATGCGCATGGCAGGCACGCAGGAGATCAAGAAAACCAAAGCTGCCCGCGCCCAGGCTGCCTTGCAGAAACTCGCCAGCAACCGCGACATCAACGACGAGGAGCAGTTCCTGATCGAGGCGATCATCCTGCCCGACAAGCGCCCTGTCATCGATATCCGTAACGGCGGCTTCTCGGTCCAGCACCCGCTGTGGCTGAAATACAATGTCGACAAGGCGGTGGAAGATAACATTGAGCGCGCCATTCGGGGCGTGGGCCGGATCGAGGTGCCGATGCATCCCCAGATCCCCTATGCGGGCACCGGCTTTCTGGTGGGTCACAACCTGATGATGACCAACCGCCACGTGGCGCAGCTGTTTGCAGAGGGGTTGGGCGATGGCCCGCTTCGGTTCCAGGATGGGCAGACCGCCGCCATCGACTTCGTGCAAGAGGTGGGCAATGCGACCGCCCATACGATGCAGGTCACGCGTGTCCGCATGATCCATCCGTTCTGGGACATGGCCGTGTTGGAGGTCGAAGATGTGCCGCAGGGTGTGGAGCCGCTGGCCCTCAGCCTTACCAATCCCGCCAATCTGCAGGGCCGCGATATCGCGGTCATCGGCTATCCGGCGTTCGATCATCGCAACAACGTCGCCGTGCAGAATGAGGTCTTTCGCGGCATCTACAACGTGAAACGCTTGCAGCCAGGCCTCCTAAAACCACGCGCCGTGGTGTCGAGCTTCGGCAACCGTGTGGATACCGTGACCCACGATGCCTCCACCCTTGGCGGCAATTCCGGCAGTTGCGTTCTGGATGTGACCAGCGGAGAGGTCGTGGCCCTCCACTTTGCGGGGCGCTACAAGGTCGCCAACTACGCCGTGCCCACGTTCGAGCTGTCCCGCGACGCCCGCGTGGATGCCCTCCAGCTGGAGTTTGGCGAGGACGCCACAAGCAATGTGGAAGATCCGGACCCCTGGCAGCCCTTCTGGGACACCACCGAAGCTGCGCGCCAAGGCGACGCGGGGTCCAGCGCGATCACCGTGCAAACGCCCACTGGGGCCGCAACCGGCGCGCGCTCCGTCTCCGTGACCATTCCTGTCACCGTCACCGTGGATATTGGCGCGCCGTCGCACGCCACAGCCGCAGTTCCGATGCCCGCGACCGAGCGGATGGTGGAGCCAAAGCATGACCCGGACTACGCCCGCAAACCCGGCTATGACGCAGACTTTCTGGGCCTCGCCGTCCCGATGCCCAAACCCACCAACCCGGACGATCTGTCGACGCTGGATGATAGCTCAACGGTGCTTGACTATGTCCACTTCTCGCTCGTGATGAACAAACGCCGCCGCTTGGCGCAGATCTCCGCGGCCAATGTGGACGCGAGCCCTGCCCGGGTCCGGCCCGAGCCGGGGCGCGATTATACCCGTGGCGGATTGAACGGCTTCACCTCCGGAAATGACCGTGAGCGGTGGTTCACCGACCCCCGAATCCTAGGGCAGCACCAACTGCCCGACAGGTTCTTCACCAGGGATCGCACCGCATTTGACAAAGGCCACATCGTGCGTCGCAACGCGATTGTCTGGGGCGACACCTATGCAGAGGTGCAGAATGCTAATGGCGACAGCTTCCACGTCACCAATTGCTCGCCGCAGGTGAAGGGCTTCAACCGGTCCAACCTCGGCGGGCTCTGGGGCAGGCTGGAGAATGTCGTGCTGAAAGAGGCCGCGACCGAGCGGCTATGCGTCTTCGCGGGACCGATCCTGAAAGACGACGATCCGGTCTTTGTCGGGGTCGATGATGTCGGCGTGGCCGAGGTCCGCATCCCCCGCGCCTATTGGAAGGTGATCGTGGCCGAGAGCGACGGCGCGCTTCAGGCGTTCGGGTATCTGCTGGAACAGGATCTCTCGGACGTGGATTTCGAGCTTCAGCTAGCCCCGGAATGGCAGCGTCGGCTGACCCCCCTGGACAAGCTGCAAGACCGCATCGGAACGGTCACGTTCGACCCCGTGATCCTCGCCGCCGATCAGGCGTAA
- a CDS encoding MATE family efflux transporter, with the protein MTTAILPSAKAELAPLIRLSVPLMVGLTAALLIGVVDTVMISPLGTVPLAAAGVTTAVLIILISALWGLLTVISVQISQADGAADPARVALAVRSGLLLCLIGGVLGAGLMLAVYPLLRPLGQPEEVLAILLPYWAAMALWIVPFTLFFGLKALFDAVDWPWTAVGLSYIGVLVNIPANYTFIHVLDMGLLGAGLASILSQSLSLLAAWLVFTRAPGLAAYRQKVAVAWADVRAQLKDSAPLCLGYAGEGGAYAMIGLMIGWIGAEALAAHQIVNALGGVAYVIPLGMAGAVSIRVGNAVGAGQIARLRSILKASFLMVVLWQALAALVFIFGGRIMAEAMSSDPAVIQLAATLFIVMAMMQIADGIQGTSLGALRGMSDMIRPTTITLIAYWPLALPASYLLGITLDFGAIGIWLGYTLGLAVAAVALPVRFWRLTA; encoded by the coding sequence ATGACGACCGCCATTCTCCCCTCCGCAAAGGCCGAACTCGCGCCTCTGATCCGTCTGTCGGTGCCCCTGATGGTCGGCCTGACGGCTGCGCTTTTGATCGGTGTGGTGGACACGGTCATGATCTCGCCGCTCGGGACCGTCCCGCTTGCGGCGGCAGGCGTGACGACGGCGGTGCTGATCATCCTGATCTCGGCCCTTTGGGGGCTGCTCACGGTGATCTCGGTCCAGATCAGTCAGGCCGATGGCGCGGCTGACCCGGCGCGCGTGGCGCTTGCGGTCCGCTCCGGTCTGCTGCTGTGCCTGATCGGAGGAGTCCTGGGCGCCGGTCTCATGCTGGCGGTCTACCCGCTCCTTCGTCCCCTGGGCCAACCGGAAGAGGTGCTCGCCATTCTCCTGCCCTACTGGGCGGCGATGGCGCTCTGGATCGTGCCCTTCACGCTGTTTTTCGGCCTCAAAGCCCTGTTCGACGCCGTCGACTGGCCGTGGACAGCCGTCGGCCTCAGCTACATCGGGGTGCTGGTGAACATCCCCGCGAACTACACCTTCATCCATGTGCTGGATATGGGGCTACTGGGGGCGGGCTTGGCCTCCATTCTGTCGCAAAGCCTCTCGCTGCTGGCCGCCTGGCTGGTCTTCACCCGGGCGCCGGGTCTGGCCGCGTATCGCCAAAAGGTGGCCGTTGCCTGGGCCGACGTGCGCGCGCAGCTGAAGGACAGCGCGCCTCTGTGCTTGGGGTACGCAGGCGAAGGCGGGGCCTACGCGATGATCGGTCTGATGATCGGCTGGATCGGGGCGGAGGCGCTGGCCGCCCATCAGATCGTCAACGCGCTCGGCGGGGTGGCCTATGTCATCCCGCTCGGCATGGCAGGGGCCGTGTCGATCCGTGTCGGCAACGCCGTCGGTGCGGGCCAGATCGCGCGTCTGCGTTCGATCCTGAAGGCCTCATTCCTGATGGTGGTGCTTTGGCAGGCCCTGGCCGCGTTGGTGTTCATATTCGGCGGACGGATCATGGCCGAGGCGATGTCATCCGACCCCGCTGTCATCCAATTGGCCGCAACGTTATTTATCGTGATGGCGATGATGCAGATCGCCGACGGTATTCAGGGCACGTCGCTCGGGGCGCTGCGTGGCATGTCCGACATGATCCGCCCGACGACAATCACGTTGATCGCCTATTGGCCGCTCGCCTTGCCTGCAAGCTACCTGCTTGGCATCACGCTGGACTTCGGCGCGATTGGGATCTGGCTGGGATACACGCTCGGTCTGGCGGTCGCGGCTGTCGCCTTGCCGGTGCGGTTCTGGCGTCTCACTGCTTGA
- a CDS encoding glutathione S-transferase C-terminal domain-containing protein encodes MANTPLLITLLPSSGVDLSRWLMAHYGVTYEERPHAPIFHVLALKSWGEGKDGYPLFVHADRTTKTVGCRKIAEFFDPSAPADKTLLPDPDAEPELAAQVDDIVKYSYWTIGGDVVNWSYWNFLKYKWVVWPSLTTKVPWYEKLTCLVAFRLIRFLMYKGLKLDQRVADASLKEILAGFDKFDAMLADGRPYLTGDRMTYADLATAAALGPMILAQGYHGMLPNQAKCPVFMQGIYQQLRQRPTGLFIQRMYDQHRPAQLLQI; translated from the coding sequence ATGGCGAACACTCCGCTTCTCATAACGCTTCTGCCGTCGTCCGGTGTGGACCTCAGCCGCTGGCTCATGGCCCATTACGGCGTCACCTATGAAGAACGCCCCCACGCGCCGATCTTCCACGTCCTGGCCCTGAAGTCCTGGGGCGAAGGGAAAGACGGCTACCCCCTATTCGTGCATGCCGACAGGACGACCAAGACCGTCGGCTGCCGCAAGATCGCGGAGTTTTTCGATCCCTCCGCGCCTGCTGACAAGACGCTGCTCCCTGATCCTGACGCAGAACCGGAACTGGCCGCGCAGGTCGATGATATCGTCAAATATTCCTACTGGACCATTGGCGGTGATGTCGTGAATTGGTCCTATTGGAATTTCCTGAAATACAAATGGGTCGTTTGGCCGTCCCTGACCACAAAAGTTCCCTGGTACGAGAAACTCACTTGCCTTGTGGCATTTCGATTGATCCGGTTCCTGATGTATAAGGGGCTGAAACTGGACCAACGTGTTGCCGATGCATCTTTGAAAGAGATCCTCGCGGGGTTCGATAAGTTCGACGCGATGCTCGCTGACGGACGCCCTTATCTGACGGGCGACCGCATGACCTATGCGGATCTGGCCACCGCGGCGGCCCTGGGGCCCATGATCCTGGCGCAGGGATACCATGGGATGTTGCCCAATCAGGCCAAATGCCCGGTCTTCATGCAGGGCATTTATCAACAGTTGCGCCAGCGCCCCACCGGCCTTTTCATTCAGCGCATGTATGATCAACACCGCCCTGCCCAATTGCTACAGATATGA
- a CDS encoding Dyp-type peroxidase, with protein sequence MTRVLNLNDIQGNVTRAYGRYSFPFARYIFFHFPRPTAGRAFLEAVRQNVTTAARWPSKEARPKCTTNVALTFPGLLALQLPVRTLQAMPDEFIEGMRQRAFILGDRDQTLTEDEADAKEWNAHWDEIWRRSREPGTLGFGKDDVHVMVTLNAQSESDTVLDKPHAALAERTEWLLQSASDIGVTHLQGVGQTGDQPYQDASAVFEDVGGTMVPTPKEHFGFTDGIGNPVFEGQLPLEIEDTAVIGRGKRMGNGWEPLATGEFILGHPDESQELPPVARPPEFMHNGTFFAFRKLHENVGSFDAVVNEEARRYAAVMDIPVDEAVETIRAKMCGRWSDGVPLPVVPAYAEWIKFGEDKGWRGEDVVPFEGYMKNLAYIASPEARDFRYADDMAGLKCPGGAHMRRVNTRDYLDPVNESGVTDDGTQPENPDAKSSLNKRRRILRRGLPYGTGPLDNKTDDTEQGVIMIIMGASLFRQFEFVQQQWIQYGLDFHQGNNTCPMLGNHGHHTRFTIPSDPTTGKPPYVMSKLKTFVECRGGDYFFVPSMTALRMMAMGIVDPT encoded by the coding sequence ATGACCCGTGTATTGAACCTCAATGACATTCAGGGAAACGTGACCCGCGCCTATGGCCGCTATTCCTTTCCCTTCGCCCGGTACATTTTTTTCCATTTCCCGAGGCCCACGGCAGGGCGTGCGTTCCTGGAAGCGGTGCGCCAAAACGTGACCACGGCGGCGCGCTGGCCCTCGAAAGAGGCGCGCCCGAAATGCACCACCAACGTGGCGCTGACCTTTCCGGGTCTGCTGGCCCTGCAATTGCCGGTGCGCACCCTTCAGGCGATGCCGGACGAGTTCATTGAAGGCATGCGGCAACGCGCCTTTATCCTGGGGGACCGCGACCAAACCCTGACCGAGGATGAGGCGGACGCCAAGGAGTGGAATGCCCATTGGGATGAAATCTGGCGGCGGAGCCGAGAGCCCGGGACGTTGGGGTTCGGCAAGGACGACGTCCATGTGATGGTCACGCTGAACGCCCAAAGCGAGAGTGACACGGTCCTTGATAAGCCCCACGCGGCTCTGGCCGAGCGGACCGAATGGCTTTTGCAGTCGGCCAGCGACATCGGCGTGACCCACCTTCAGGGCGTGGGTCAGACCGGCGACCAGCCCTATCAGGACGCCAGCGCGGTGTTTGAGGATGTGGGGGGGACCATGGTGCCCACGCCGAAGGAGCATTTCGGCTTCACCGATGGCATCGGCAATCCGGTCTTCGAGGGGCAATTACCGCTTGAGATTGAGGACACCGCCGTCATTGGCCGTGGCAAGCGCATGGGCAACGGGTGGGAGCCCTTGGCAACTGGAGAGTTCATTCTGGGTCACCCCGACGAAAGCCAGGAACTGCCCCCCGTGGCGCGCCCGCCTGAATTTATGCACAACGGTACCTTCTTCGCCTTCCGCAAACTTCATGAAAATGTCGGCAGTTTTGATGCCGTGGTGAATGAAGAGGCCCGGCGCTATGCGGCCGTCATGGATATCCCGGTGGATGAGGCGGTGGAAACCATTCGCGCCAAGATGTGCGGCCGCTGGTCCGACGGTGTGCCGTTGCCCGTCGTGCCGGCCTACGCCGAGTGGATCAAATTTGGGGAGGACAAGGGCTGGCGCGGCGAGGATGTAGTGCCGTTTGAGGGCTACATGAAAAACCTCGCCTATATCGCGTCCCCTGAGGCGCGGGACTTCCGCTATGCCGATGACATGGCGGGGCTGAAATGCCCCGGCGGCGCGCATATGCGGCGGGTGAATACGCGCGACTACCTCGATCCGGTCAACGAATCCGGCGTTACGGACGATGGCACCCAACCGGAAAACCCGGACGCGAAATCCTCGCTGAACAAACGTCGGCGCATCCTGCGGCGCGGTCTGCCCTATGGGACCGGACCTCTCGACAACAAGACCGACGACACGGAGCAGGGTGTCATCATGATCATCATGGGCGCGAGCCTGTTTCGGCAGTTCGAATTCGTGCAGCAGCAGTGGATCCAATACGGTCTCGATTTTCATCAGGGCAACAACACCTGCCCGATGCTCGGCAACCACGGGCACCATACACGGTTCACAATTCCGTCCGATCCCACGACCGGGAAGCCACCCTATGTCATGAGCAAGCTCAAGACCTTCGTGGAATGTCGCGGCGGGGACTACTTCTTCGTCCCTTCCATGACAGCCCTTCGCATGATGGCCATGGGGATCGTTGACCCGACCTGA
- the ychF gene encoding redox-regulated ATPase YchF has product MGFKMGIVGLPNVGKSTLFNALTRTAAAQAANFPFCTIEPNVGDVAVPDARLDKLAAIAASKSVIPTRMTFVDIAGLVKGASQGEGLGNQFLANIRETDAIAHVLRCFEDGDVVHVDGRVDPIADAETIETELMLADLESIEKRMVNLVRKVRGGDKEAVQQERLLNAAKAALEDGKPARTVDVAGEDAKAWKMLQLLTTKPILYVCNVEEENAGSGNAESARVAEMAAAQGNSHVVISAKIEEDISQLESDDAEMFLEELGLEEPGLDRLIRAGYELLNLQTYFTVGPKEARAWTIKEGTLAPAAAGVIHGDFEAKFIRAETIAYGDYVELGGENPAKDAGKMRAEGKAYVVKDGDVLHFLHGG; this is encoded by the coding sequence ATGGGTTTCAAAATGGGCATCGTGGGCCTGCCGAATGTCGGCAAATCGACCCTGTTCAACGCGCTGACCCGCACGGCGGCGGCACAGGCGGCGAACTTTCCGTTCTGCACGATCGAACCGAATGTGGGCGATGTGGCGGTGCCGGATGCGCGCCTCGACAAGCTGGCCGCAATTGCTGCGTCCAAGAGCGTGATCCCCACCCGCATGACCTTTGTGGATATTGCGGGGCTGGTGAAGGGGGCATCGCAGGGCGAGGGTTTGGGCAATCAGTTTCTGGCCAACATCCGCGAGACGGATGCCATCGCCCACGTGCTGCGCTGTTTTGAGGACGGCGATGTCGTCCATGTCGACGGCCGCGTGGACCCGATTGCCGATGCCGAGACGATTGAGACGGAGTTGATGCTGGCCGATCTGGAAAGCATCGAGAAGCGCATGGTCAACCTCGTGCGCAAGGTGCGCGGCGGCGACAAGGAGGCGGTGCAGCAGGAACGTTTGTTGAATGCGGCCAAGGCGGCGCTGGAAGATGGCAAGCCCGCGCGTACCGTGGATGTGGCGGGTGAAGACGCCAAGGCGTGGAAGATGCTACAACTTCTGACGACCAAGCCGATCCTTTATGTCTGTAATGTTGAGGAAGAGAATGCGGGATCTGGAAATGCGGAATCCGCCCGTGTGGCCGAAATGGCGGCAGCCCAGGGCAATTCCCACGTCGTGATTTCCGCCAAGATCGAGGAAGATATCAGCCAGCTTGAGTCCGACGATGCCGAGATGTTCCTGGAGGAACTGGGGCTGGAGGAGCCGGGGCTGGACCGCCTAATACGGGCAGGCTACGAGTTGCTGAACCTACAGACCTATTTCACTGTCGGCCCGAAAGAGGCGCGCGCCTGGACGATCAAGGAGGGCACGCTGGCCCCGGCAGCGGCGGGCGTGATCCACGGGGATTTCGAGGCCAAGTTCATTCGCGCCGAGACGATTGCCTATGGCGATTACGTGGAATTGGGTGGCGAAAACCCGGCCAAGGACGCGGGCAAGATGCGCGCGGAAGGCAAGGCGTATGTCGTCAAGGATGGCGACGTGCTGCACTTCCTGCACGGGGGCTGA